In Amycolatopsis endophytica, the following are encoded in one genomic region:
- a CDS encoding carbohydrate ABC transporter permease produces MTTVVEKPPRQDAPRERAKPTLRHRLSRWDVKFSPYVYIAPFFVVFGLTGLFPLLYTAYVSLFDWEIGDDDPKFIGLENFVTLFGDAQFWNALVNTISIFLLSSVPQVIIAVLLAALLSLRLRFPASWRVGILLPYSASLVALGIIFANLFGPRYGLVNAMLETFGLDRVEWQANRFASHLAIATMVNWRWTGYNALIVLAAMQALPRDVYEAAVVDGAGAVRRFFSVTLPMLRPTLIFVVITSTIGGLQIFTEPKLFDAMPGSNNGGSQHQFQTLTLYLYQSAFEGFDLGYASAIAWLLFLLIILIALANFLITRRLAATTGLKR; encoded by the coding sequence ATGACCACCGTGGTCGAGAAACCGCCGCGGCAGGACGCACCGCGGGAACGGGCGAAACCGACGCTGCGGCACCGGTTGTCCCGATGGGACGTCAAGTTCTCGCCGTACGTCTACATCGCGCCGTTCTTCGTGGTGTTCGGCCTGACCGGTCTGTTCCCCCTGCTCTACACGGCGTACGTCTCGCTGTTCGACTGGGAGATCGGCGACGACGATCCGAAGTTCATCGGGCTGGAGAACTTCGTGACGCTCTTCGGCGACGCGCAGTTCTGGAACGCCCTCGTCAACACGATCTCGATCTTCCTGCTCTCCAGTGTGCCGCAGGTGATCATCGCGGTCCTGCTGGCGGCGCTGCTGTCGCTGCGGTTGCGGTTCCCGGCGAGCTGGCGGGTCGGGATCCTGCTGCCGTACTCGGCCAGCCTGGTCGCGCTCGGCATCATCTTCGCCAACCTCTTCGGACCGCGGTACGGGCTGGTCAACGCGATGCTGGAGACGTTCGGGCTGGACCGGGTGGAGTGGCAGGCCAACCGCTTCGCCAGCCATCTGGCGATCGCGACGATGGTCAACTGGCGCTGGACCGGCTACAACGCGCTGATCGTGCTGGCCGCGATGCAGGCCCTGCCGCGCGACGTGTACGAGGCGGCGGTGGTCGACGGAGCAGGCGCGGTCCGCCGGTTCTTCTCCGTCACGTTGCCGATGCTGCGGCCGACGCTGATCTTCGTGGTGATCACCTCGACGATCGGTGGTCTGCAGATCTTCACCGAGCCCAAGCTGTTCGACGCCATGCCGGGCTCGAACAACGGCGGTTCGCAGCACCAGTTCCAGACGCTGACGCTGTACCTGTACCAGTCGGCGTTCGAGGGCTTCGACCTCGGCTACGCGTCGGCGATCGCGTGGCTGCTGTTCCTGCTGATCATCCTCATCGCGCTGGCCAACTTCCTGATCACCCGGCGCCTCGCCGCGACGACGGGACTGAAACGATGA
- a CDS encoding ABC transporter substrate-binding protein — translation MRHLHKGVSFAIGLAVLGASLAGCGGGSSSSSDSGQIELSIGTFTEFGYEDLITEYEQLHPNIKITHHKTGEGGPYHQNLITKLAAGNGLEDVVAVEEGHFSDIIDKSSKFNDLTEIGPKDVTPDRWLDWKYEAGKDSDGRLIGYGTDIGPLALCYRTDLLQAAGLPSDPEGVKALFATWDSYFAAGAQYVASTGGKAWFDASSQLYNSMVNQLDTGYLDRDDNLTIESNPGIRAAWDRITTAIQGGQSAKLVAFGNEWKTGFQQGSFATTVCPSWMLGVVEENAGPDNAGKWAVTDAFPNGGGNWGGSYLTVPKQSQHPKEAAELAAWLTAPEQQLKAFQARGNFPSQTQALTSPQLLQQTEPYFGDTKIGQLYADQAKKVTRAQYKGPGDGQIQENVTSPALQAVEQGTSPAEAWQQVVDGAKKIVK, via the coding sequence GTGCGACATCTTCACAAGGGCGTGAGCTTCGCGATCGGGCTGGCGGTGCTGGGCGCGAGCTTGGCCGGCTGCGGCGGCGGCTCGTCCTCCTCGTCGGACAGCGGGCAGATCGAGCTGTCCATCGGAACCTTCACCGAGTTCGGCTACGAGGACCTGATCACCGAGTACGAGCAGCTCCATCCCAACATCAAGATCACCCATCACAAGACCGGCGAGGGCGGCCCCTACCACCAGAACCTGATCACGAAGCTGGCCGCGGGCAACGGCCTGGAGGACGTGGTCGCGGTGGAGGAGGGCCACTTCTCCGACATCATCGACAAGTCGTCGAAGTTCAACGACCTCACCGAGATCGGCCCGAAGGACGTGACCCCGGACCGGTGGCTGGACTGGAAGTACGAGGCGGGCAAGGACTCCGATGGCCGGCTGATCGGCTACGGCACCGACATCGGCCCGCTGGCGCTGTGCTATCGCACCGACCTGCTGCAGGCCGCCGGGTTGCCGTCGGACCCCGAGGGCGTCAAGGCGCTGTTCGCCACCTGGGACTCCTACTTCGCGGCGGGCGCCCAGTACGTGGCCAGCACCGGCGGCAAGGCGTGGTTCGACGCGTCCTCGCAGCTGTACAACTCGATGGTCAACCAGCTCGACACCGGTTACCTCGACCGCGACGACAATCTGACCATCGAATCGAACCCGGGCATCAGGGCGGCCTGGGACCGCATCACCACCGCGATCCAGGGTGGACAGTCCGCGAAGCTCGTCGCGTTCGGCAACGAGTGGAAGACCGGCTTCCAGCAGGGATCCTTCGCGACCACCGTGTGCCCGTCGTGGATGCTCGGGGTCGTCGAGGAGAACGCGGGCCCTGACAACGCGGGCAAGTGGGCGGTCACCGACGCCTTCCCCAACGGTGGCGGCAACTGGGGTGGCTCGTACTTGACGGTGCCCAAGCAGAGCCAGCACCCGAAGGAAGCCGCGGAGCTCGCGGCCTGGCTGACCGCGCCCGAGCAGCAGCTCAAGGCGTTCCAGGCGCGGGGCAACTTCCCGAGCCAGACGCAGGCGCTGACCTCGCCGCAGCTGCTGCAGCAGACCGAGCCCTACTTCGGTGACACCAAGATCGGCCAGCTCTACGCCGACCAGGCCAAGAAGGTGACGCGCGCGCAGTACAAGGGTCCCGGTGACGGCCAGATCCAGGAGAACGTCACCAGTCCCGCGCTGCAGGCCGTCGAACAGGGCACCTCGCCGGCCGAGGCCTGGCAACAGGTGGTCGACGGCGCCAAGAAGATCGTGAAGTGA
- a CDS encoding glycosyltransferase family 39 protein — protein MTSVLTEPARTGPRHRAGEPAGSPPRGRLNRLLRGPENQPAWVRPAVLALLAATAVLYFWNLTASGYGNGFYAAAVQAGTQDPKAWLFGSLDSGNSITVDKPPAALWVAVAFARVFGFSSFTVLAPQALMGVASVGALYATVKRTSGPVVALFAGAAFALTPVAVLMFRFNNPDALLVLLLIAGAYCTARATEKASGKWLALAGVAIGFAFLTKMMQAFLVLPAFALVYLVGADTPLRRRLLHLLGALVAVVASAGWFVALVEIWPASSRPYIGGSTTDSLLELALGYNGLGRIFGGDGNMGGGGGGGTGFGGDTGIFRMFNTSFGTEISWLLPAAVIGLGAGLWFTRRAPRSDRTRLSLLLWGGWLVVTATVFSFMSGTVHPYYSVALAPAIAALSAIAGRALWRGRANFSARAVLAGMVAVTAVWTYILLARTPDYLPWLKFVVVALGLVVSTGLLVGATQFKRISAVVVTAAVLVFGLGGAAYAVSTGSVAHTGSTPSSGPSSSAMGGTGGMDGSASSELTTALSRTTTKWAAAVSGSQQAASLELATGKAVIAIGGWDGSDDSPTLEQFQDSVAAGEIGYYVSGTGMGGGMGGDGSAGEIQEWVEATFTATTIGGTTVYVLS, from the coding sequence ATGACCAGCGTCCTGACCGAGCCGGCCCGCACCGGGCCGCGGCACCGGGCCGGGGAACCCGCCGGCTCCCCGCCGCGAGGCCGCCTGAACCGCCTCCTGCGGGGCCCGGAGAACCAGCCCGCCTGGGTGCGGCCCGCGGTGCTCGCGCTGCTGGCCGCGACCGCGGTGCTCTACTTCTGGAACCTCACCGCCTCCGGCTACGGCAACGGCTTCTACGCCGCCGCCGTGCAGGCGGGCACCCAGGACCCGAAAGCCTGGTTGTTCGGCTCGCTCGACTCCGGCAACTCCATCACCGTGGACAAACCACCGGCCGCGCTGTGGGTCGCGGTCGCCTTCGCCCGCGTCTTCGGGTTCTCCAGCTTCACGGTGCTGGCCCCGCAGGCGCTCATGGGCGTGGCGTCGGTCGGCGCGCTGTACGCGACGGTGAAGCGCACGTCGGGTCCCGTGGTCGCGTTGTTCGCCGGTGCCGCGTTCGCGCTGACCCCGGTGGCCGTGCTGATGTTCCGGTTCAACAATCCGGACGCGCTGCTCGTGCTGCTGCTCATCGCGGGCGCCTACTGCACCGCGCGCGCCACCGAGAAGGCGAGCGGGAAGTGGCTGGCGCTGGCCGGTGTCGCGATCGGGTTCGCCTTCCTCACCAAGATGATGCAGGCGTTCCTGGTGCTGCCGGCGTTCGCACTGGTGTACCTGGTCGGCGCCGACACTCCGTTGCGCAGGCGGCTGCTGCACCTGCTCGGCGCATTGGTCGCGGTGGTCGCGTCGGCGGGCTGGTTCGTCGCGCTGGTGGAGATCTGGCCCGCGTCGTCGCGCCCCTACATCGGCGGCTCGACCACCGACAGCCTGCTGGAGCTGGCCCTGGGCTACAACGGACTGGGCCGGATCTTCGGCGGCGACGGCAACATGGGCGGTGGCGGGGGTGGTGGTACCGGTTTCGGCGGTGACACTGGCATCTTCCGGATGTTCAACACCTCCTTCGGCACCGAGATCTCCTGGCTGCTCCCGGCGGCGGTGATCGGGCTGGGCGCCGGACTGTGGTTCACCCGCCGCGCCCCGCGCAGCGACCGCACCCGGCTTTCGCTGCTCCTGTGGGGCGGCTGGCTGGTCGTGACGGCCACGGTGTTCAGCTTCATGAGCGGCACCGTCCACCCGTACTACTCGGTCGCGCTCGCCCCGGCGATCGCCGCGCTGAGCGCGATCGCGGGCAGGGCGCTGTGGCGGGGCAGGGCGAACTTCTCCGCCCGCGCGGTGCTGGCCGGCATGGTCGCGGTGACCGCGGTGTGGACCTACATCCTGCTGGCGCGCACCCCGGACTACCTGCCGTGGTTGAAGTTCGTGGTCGTCGCGCTCGGGTTGGTGGTGTCGACCGGCCTGCTGGTCGGGGCCACGCAGTTCAAGCGGATCAGCGCGGTGGTGGTGACGGCCGCGGTGCTGGTGTTCGGCCTCGGTGGCGCGGCCTACGCGGTGTCCACGGGGAGCGTCGCGCACACCGGTTCGACGCCGTCCTCCGGGCCGAGCAGCAGTGCCATGGGCGGCACGGGTGGCATGGATGGGTCGGCTTCGTCGGAGCTGACCACGGCCCTGTCGCGGACCACCACCAAGTGGGCGGCCGCGGTCAGCGGATCGCAGCAGGCGGCGAGCCTGGAACTGGCCACCGGCAAGGCGGTCATCGCGATCGGCGGCTGGGACGGCAGCGACGATTCGCCGACGTTGGAACAGTTCCAGGACTCCGTCGCGGCCGGGGAGATCGGGTACTACGTCTCCGGTACCGGGATGGGCGGCGGCATGGGCGGCGACGGCTCGGCCGGGGAGATCCAGGAATGGGTCGAGGCCACCTTCACGGCCACGACCATCGGCGGCACGACGGTGTACGTGCTCAGCTGA
- a CDS encoding QsdR family transcriptional regulator, which translates to MTANPTWSRLAAGAAVDSARREPYTRLSLELYAGQEPRNAGPRRALRVARREFLAGERVDMGALAAKLGVDRATLFRWVGNRDELVSEVIWSLCVRTWEGAVRGAEGTGVTRVVSVFHAFSSAVIEAGFFRAYLRRERDRALRLLTTRAGVHQTRVIALFEGLLDAEQVSSGLRLPLPVRDTAYVITRIAESFIYADLIVGEEPDAAKAAAAVGALLGSGSPEWTDR; encoded by the coding sequence GTGACCGCGAATCCGACCTGGAGCAGGCTGGCGGCAGGGGCGGCGGTGGATTCCGCGCGCCGCGAGCCGTACACCCGGCTGTCGCTGGAGTTGTACGCCGGGCAGGAGCCCCGCAACGCCGGTCCCCGACGGGCCCTCCGGGTGGCTCGCCGCGAATTCCTCGCCGGTGAGCGCGTCGACATGGGGGCGCTCGCCGCGAAGCTGGGAGTCGACCGGGCGACCCTGTTCCGCTGGGTCGGCAACCGGGACGAGCTGGTGTCCGAGGTGATCTGGTCGCTGTGCGTGCGTACCTGGGAGGGCGCCGTCCGGGGCGCCGAAGGAACCGGTGTGACCCGGGTGGTGTCGGTGTTCCACGCGTTCAGCAGTGCCGTGATCGAGGCCGGGTTCTTCCGCGCCTACCTCCGCCGCGAGCGAGACCGGGCGCTACGGCTGCTCACCACGCGGGCGGGTGTGCACCAGACCCGCGTGATCGCGCTGTTCGAAGGACTGCTGGATGCCGAGCAGGTCAGTTCCGGGCTCCGGCTGCCCTTGCCCGTGCGCGACACGGCGTATGTGATCACGCGCATCGCGGAGTCGTTCATCTACGCCGATCTGATCGTCGGAGAAGAACCGGATGCGGCGAAGGCGGCGGCCGCCGTCGGGGCTCTGCTCGGTTCGGGCAGTCCGGAGTGGACGGACCGCTAA
- a CDS encoding carbohydrate ABC transporter permease, protein MTVLRLHRRRGGSRFFVYATLIAFIAGSLFPFYWSFLVASRDTGMLSDHLPPLLPGGNFWSNASRVFDSVPFWKALGNSVIVAGTVTLTTVLFSALAGFAFAKMRFRGSNGLFVFIVVTLAVPTQLGVIPLFIMMSDLGWAGHLQAVIVPNLVTAFGVFWMRQYIVDAVPYELIEAARVDGCSVFGTFVHVCLPAIRPAAAVLAMFTFMMSWNDFLWPLIVLDAGNPTVQVALEKLQSGHYVDYSLVLAGTTLATIPVLIVFLLLGRQIVAGIMQGAVKG, encoded by the coding sequence ATGACCGTACTCCGACTCCACCGGCGGCGCGGCGGATCGCGCTTCTTCGTCTACGCCACGCTGATCGCGTTCATCGCCGGTTCGCTGTTCCCGTTCTACTGGTCGTTCCTGGTGGCCAGCCGCGACACCGGCATGCTGTCGGACCACCTGCCGCCGCTGCTGCCCGGCGGCAACTTCTGGTCCAACGCGAGCCGCGTGTTCGACTCGGTGCCGTTCTGGAAGGCGCTGGGCAACAGCGTGATCGTCGCCGGCACGGTCACCCTGACCACGGTGCTGTTCTCCGCGCTGGCCGGGTTCGCGTTCGCCAAGATGCGGTTCCGCGGTTCGAACGGGTTGTTCGTGTTCATCGTGGTGACGCTCGCGGTGCCCACGCAGCTGGGCGTGATCCCGCTGTTCATCATGATGTCCGACCTGGGCTGGGCCGGGCACCTGCAGGCGGTGATCGTGCCGAACCTGGTCACCGCGTTCGGTGTGTTCTGGATGCGGCAGTACATCGTGGACGCCGTGCCGTACGAGCTGATCGAGGCGGCGCGGGTGGACGGGTGCAGCGTGTTCGGGACCTTCGTGCACGTCTGCCTGCCCGCGATCCGCCCGGCGGCCGCGGTGCTCGCGATGTTCACGTTCATGATGTCGTGGAACGACTTCCTGTGGCCGCTGATCGTGCTCGACGCGGGCAACCCCACCGTGCAGGTGGCGCTGGAGAAGCTGCAGAGCGGCCACTACGTCGACTATTCGCTGGTGCTGGCGGGGACCACGCTGGCGACCATTCCGGTTCTGATCGTCTTCCTCCTGCTCGGCCGCCAGATCGTGGCCGGGATCATGCAGGGTGCGGTGAAAGGGTGA
- a CDS encoding LacI family DNA-binding transcriptional regulator, which produces MAEGDAVTAHGNHEGRPTLEDVAAFAGVSRSTASRALNDDQNVSARAREAVRAAAADLGYSPNQAARSLVTRRTGAVAVVLSEPEEVLLGDPYRTAVMRAGYRELAASGIQMVLMFCDGREDLSRTLRFLEGGHVDGALVFAPHQADPLPRALRLLRLPVVFGGPAGGVARGVHVIDFDNESGARVAVEHLVGLGRSRIATVTGPQDQTAAVHRLAGWYKTLADAGLDTAGLAEEADFTLVGGRDAMDRLLARRPDLDAVFVASDVMAAGVLQSLGAAGRRVPGDVAVVGFDDHPALAAAMNPPLTTVHQDPAAQVRHMVATLTALLGGEAVRPRRQVLPVSLKVRESA; this is translated from the coding sequence ATGGCGGAAGGTGACGCGGTGACCGCACATGGCAACCACGAGGGCCGTCCGACGCTGGAGGACGTGGCCGCGTTCGCCGGGGTCTCGCGTTCGACCGCCTCACGTGCGCTGAACGACGACCAGAACGTCAGCGCCCGCGCCCGTGAGGCGGTGCGGGCGGCGGCGGCCGACCTGGGTTACTCGCCGAACCAGGCGGCGCGGTCACTGGTGACGCGGCGGACGGGCGCGGTGGCGGTGGTGCTGTCGGAGCCGGAGGAGGTCCTGCTCGGTGACCCGTACCGGACGGCCGTCATGCGTGCCGGGTACCGGGAGCTGGCCGCTTCGGGCATCCAGATGGTGTTGATGTTCTGCGACGGACGGGAGGATCTGAGCCGGACGCTGCGGTTCCTGGAGGGCGGGCACGTCGACGGCGCGCTCGTTTTCGCGCCGCACCAGGCGGATCCGCTCCCCCGCGCGTTGCGGTTGCTGCGCCTGCCGGTCGTGTTCGGCGGCCCGGCGGGTGGCGTGGCGCGCGGCGTGCACGTGATCGACTTCGACAACGAGTCCGGCGCGCGCGTGGCGGTGGAACACCTGGTGGGCCTGGGACGATCCCGGATCGCGACCGTCACCGGCCCGCAGGACCAGACCGCGGCGGTCCACCGCCTGGCGGGCTGGTACAAGACGCTGGCCGACGCGGGCCTGGACACCGCCGGCCTGGCGGAGGAGGCGGACTTCACGTTGGTCGGCGGACGGGACGCGATGGACCGTCTGCTGGCCAGGCGCCCCGACCTGGACGCGGTGTTCGTCGCGAGCGACGTGATGGCCGCCGGTGTACTGCAGTCGCTGGGCGCCGCGGGACGACGGGTACCGGGCGACGTCGCGGTCGTGGGTTTCGACGACCACCCGGCGCTGGCCGCGGCGATGAACCCGCCACTGACCACAGTGCACCAGGACCCGGCCGCCCAGGTCCGTCACATGGTCGCCACACTGACAGCCTTGCTGGGCGGGGAAGCCGTGCGGCCACGGCGACAGGTCCTGCCGGTGTCACTGAAAGTCCGCGAATCGGCTTAG
- a CDS encoding esterase/lipase family protein has product MAVAVSAPAAADPLAFAPVDRPGPELTVPAEELAKSVTCTANAADATEDVVLFVPGTTLTPTQNFGWNWFRALDLLGRPYCAVTEPDQAMSDAQVSAEYVVNAIRYVHRISGRKVDILGHSQGGTEPRFALRFWPDLRPMVDDYVAFGATNHGSVVINAMCPPVLGCAPALWQQTLNSDYVRAMNSGQETFPGISYTAIYTRTDEFVQPNLDGRGTTSLHGGGGQITNVALQDVCPADVAGEHLAIGTYDPTAYAIAMDALDHPGPADPARIPREACGHLFMPGVDPVRFATDYAALAGVVGEQLALHSRVPAEPPLKSYVYAAG; this is encoded by the coding sequence ATGGCTGTCGCCGTCTCCGCACCAGCCGCCGCCGACCCACTGGCTTTCGCGCCGGTGGACCGCCCGGGCCCGGAACTCACGGTTCCCGCCGAGGAGCTGGCCAAGAGCGTCACCTGCACCGCGAACGCCGCCGACGCGACCGAGGACGTCGTGCTCTTCGTTCCGGGCACGACGTTGACGCCGACACAGAACTTCGGGTGGAACTGGTTCCGGGCACTGGACCTCCTCGGCAGGCCCTACTGCGCGGTGACCGAGCCGGACCAGGCGATGTCCGACGCGCAGGTCTCCGCCGAGTACGTGGTCAACGCGATCCGGTACGTCCACCGGATCAGTGGCCGCAAGGTGGACATCCTGGGCCACAGCCAGGGAGGCACCGAACCCCGTTTCGCCCTGCGGTTCTGGCCCGACCTGCGTCCGATGGTCGACGACTACGTCGCGTTCGGCGCGACCAACCACGGCAGCGTCGTGATCAACGCGATGTGCCCGCCGGTCCTCGGGTGCGCGCCGGCGTTGTGGCAGCAAACGCTGAACTCCGACTACGTCCGGGCGATGAACTCCGGCCAGGAGACCTTCCCCGGCATCTCCTACACGGCGATCTACACCCGCACCGACGAATTCGTGCAGCCCAATCTCGACGGGCGCGGCACCACCAGCCTGCACGGTGGTGGCGGGCAGATCACCAACGTCGCCCTGCAGGACGTGTGCCCGGCCGACGTGGCCGGGGAGCACCTCGCGATCGGCACCTACGATCCGACCGCGTACGCGATCGCGATGGACGCCCTGGACCACCCCGGTCCGGCCGACCCGGCCCGGATTCCCCGCGAAGCGTGTGGCCACCTGTTCATGCCGGGCGTTGATCCGGTGCGGTTCGCGACCGACTACGCCGCACTGGCCGGTGTGGTCGGCGAGCAGCTCGCCCTGCACAGCCGGGTACCGGCGGAGCCGCCCCTCAAGTCCTACGTCTACGCCGCGGGCTGA
- a CDS encoding PP2C family protein-serine/threonine phosphatase, whose amino-acid sequence MHRLTHGPVWGTATARGPRSVNADATAAYTDPSTGEVVFALADGVGDEQSAARAARIAVSTAVQVPASQGPAAALAAAQRAVRASSGGGDCVLVVASPFDGGYRVSWVGDVRAYAWNGDSLRQLTKDHTLAEYFRDRGHTPAPTMEHLVTTSVRTARLEEVGHAEAVGPAGLLLTSDGVHKVLTRSAMAELLRVPPQGAQALVDAALAAGGHDNATALMAEFAPSLPDLTTTPLPTASPA is encoded by the coding sequence ATGCATCGCCTCACCCACGGCCCCGTCTGGGGCACAGCCACCGCCCGCGGTCCGCGTTCGGTGAACGCCGACGCCACCGCCGCCTACACCGACCCGAGCACCGGTGAGGTCGTGTTCGCCCTGGCCGACGGGGTCGGGGACGAGCAGTCCGCGGCGCGTGCCGCCCGGATCGCCGTGTCCACCGCGGTCCAGGTGCCCGCCTCGCAGGGCCCCGCCGCCGCGCTGGCCGCCGCCCAGCGGGCCGTCCGGGCCTCCTCCGGGGGCGGGGACTGCGTGCTGGTGGTCGCGTCCCCGTTCGACGGTGGGTACCGGGTGAGCTGGGTCGGCGACGTGCGGGCGTACGCATGGAACGGCGACTCGCTGCGGCAGCTGACCAAGGACCACACGCTGGCCGAGTACTTCCGCGACCGTGGGCACACGCCCGCCCCGACGATGGAGCACCTGGTCACGACCAGCGTCCGCACGGCACGACTGGAGGAGGTCGGTCACGCGGAGGCCGTCGGCCCGGCTGGGCTGTTGCTGACCAGCGACGGGGTCCACAAGGTCCTGACCCGCTCGGCGATGGCCGAACTGCTGCGCGTGCCGCCCCAGGGCGCCCAGGCCCTGGTCGACGCCGCGCTCGCCGCGGGCGGCCACGACAACGCGACGGCACTGATGGCGGAATTCGCCCCCAGCCTGCCCGACCTGACCACCACCCCGCTGCCCACGGCGTCTCCCGCCTGA
- a CDS encoding GH1 family beta-glucosidase, with protein MSVLGEEVTAGLEFPPGFRWGVSTAAFQIEGATTVDGRTDSIWDAFCRRPGAVVGGDTGDPAADHYHRFRDDVALMAELGLGVYRFSVAWSRVRPDGGAVNPKGLDFYERLVDALLERGITPWATLYHFDLPQALEEDGGWANRDTAYRFAGFAEAAAERLGDRVPFWSTLNEPWCSAFLGYAKGIHAPGRQESRAAVASAHHLLLAHGLGLAEIRRYAPDAESGITLNLYPVRAEDESSAADLDAARRVDGLQNRLFLDPVLRGQYPDDLLADLEPFGFGDHVRDGDLELIGAPIDQMGINYYRGYEVTGTLRPGVEPGGLEWVGADGIGFVPDVAASVTHSGWSVQPDGLAETLVRVHREYPAVPLYVTENGAAYPDSMRPDGWIDDVERVEFLAAHLRAAHAALARGVDLRGFSYWSLLDNFEWAEGYSKRFGLVHVDYGSQVRTLKRSAHFYAQVIRDNAVPGTPA; from the coding sequence ATGTCGGTTCTGGGTGAAGAGGTCACCGCCGGGCTGGAGTTCCCGCCCGGGTTCCGGTGGGGGGTCAGCACGGCGGCCTTCCAGATCGAGGGCGCGACCACTGTGGACGGTCGTACCGACTCGATCTGGGACGCCTTCTGCCGTCGTCCCGGTGCGGTCGTGGGCGGTGACACCGGGGACCCGGCCGCCGACCACTACCACCGCTTCCGCGATGACGTCGCGCTGATGGCCGAACTCGGGCTCGGGGTGTACCGGTTCTCGGTGGCGTGGTCGCGAGTCCGGCCGGACGGTGGCGCGGTCAACCCGAAGGGCCTGGACTTCTACGAGCGCCTGGTCGATGCGTTGCTGGAACGGGGAATCACACCCTGGGCGACGCTGTACCACTTCGACCTGCCGCAGGCGCTGGAGGAGGACGGCGGCTGGGCGAACCGCGACACCGCCTACCGCTTCGCCGGTTTCGCGGAGGCGGCCGCGGAGCGACTCGGCGACCGGGTGCCGTTCTGGTCCACTTTGAACGAGCCGTGGTGCTCCGCGTTCCTGGGATACGCCAAGGGGATTCACGCGCCGGGCCGTCAGGAGTCGCGCGCCGCCGTGGCGTCGGCGCATCACCTGCTGCTGGCGCACGGGCTCGGCCTGGCGGAGATCCGGCGGTACGCGCCGGACGCCGAGTCGGGGATCACGCTGAACCTGTACCCGGTGCGCGCGGAGGACGAGTCGTCGGCGGCGGACCTCGATGCCGCGCGACGCGTGGACGGTCTGCAGAACCGGTTGTTCCTCGACCCGGTGCTGCGCGGGCAGTACCCCGACGACCTGCTGGCCGACCTGGAACCGTTCGGGTTCGGCGACCACGTCCGCGACGGTGACCTGGAGCTGATCGGCGCGCCGATCGACCAGATGGGCATCAACTACTACCGCGGCTACGAGGTCACCGGCACGCTCCGTCCCGGTGTGGAGCCGGGCGGACTGGAATGGGTGGGCGCCGACGGGATCGGGTTCGTGCCCGACGTGGCGGCGTCGGTGACGCACTCGGGCTGGTCCGTGCAGCCGGACGGGCTCGCCGAGACACTGGTGCGGGTACACCGGGAGTACCCGGCCGTGCCGCTGTACGTGACGGAAAACGGTGCGGCCTACCCGGATTCGATGCGGCCGGACGGCTGGATCGACGACGTGGAACGGGTCGAGTTCCTGGCCGCGCACCTGCGGGCGGCCCACGCCGCCCTTGCGCGCGGGGTGGACCTGCGGGGGTTCTCGTACTGGTCGCTGCTGGACAACTTCGAGTGGGCCGAGGGGTACTCGAAGCGGTTCGGGCTGGTGCACGTGGACTACGGCAGCCAGGTGCGGACCCTCAAGCGGAGCGCGCACTTCTACGCGCAGGTGATCCGGGACAACGCCGTGCCCGGCACCCCCGCCTGA